In Agarivorans gilvus, one genomic interval encodes:
- a CDS encoding sulfite exporter TauE/SafE family protein: MDLTIFNAVLLLLLGLAAGVINTLAGGGSNLTLPALMIMGMPAELANATNRVGIFLQCLTGALGFKKHGKLDTQDLGPILWPTLIGGLVGALVASYAAAWLVKYLLLGAMLAMASLMLFKPSVVAPDLGTQAKTVAESSSAKWSLMLAGFYGGFVQAGVGFILLAALAGSLRYDLVRANALKLVCTLAFTSVALVVFVARGQVVWLPALVLSLGYIAGAHYAVKFAIQAEASTLKWFLFIMTLLGCIAAFWF; encoded by the coding sequence ATGGATTTAACAATTTTTAACGCTGTATTGTTGCTGTTGCTGGGGTTGGCCGCAGGCGTGATTAATACTTTAGCGGGTGGTGGCTCTAATTTGACCTTGCCAGCATTGATGATCATGGGGATGCCGGCAGAGTTGGCGAACGCGACTAATCGGGTTGGAATTTTTTTGCAATGCCTCACTGGCGCTCTGGGATTTAAAAAACACGGTAAGCTGGATACCCAAGATCTAGGCCCAATATTATGGCCTACGCTAATAGGCGGTTTAGTTGGAGCCTTAGTGGCATCTTACGCCGCCGCGTGGTTAGTTAAATACTTATTGCTAGGTGCGATGTTGGCAATGGCTAGCTTAATGCTGTTCAAACCTTCTGTGGTGGCTCCAGACCTAGGTACTCAGGCTAAAACTGTGGCCGAGAGTTCCAGCGCCAAGTGGAGCTTAATGCTGGCGGGCTTTTATGGTGGTTTTGTACAAGCTGGGGTGGGCTTTATCTTGTTAGCCGCCCTTGCAGGGAGTTTGCGTTATGATTTAGTAAGAGCCAATGCATTGAAATTGGTATGTACTTTGGCATTTACCAGTGTTGCCTTAGTCGTTTTTGTCGCTAGAGGACAAGTGGTGTGGTTGCCGGCCTTAGTCTTATCTTTAGGCTATATTGCCGGTGCTCATTATGCGGTGAAATTTGCTATTCAGGCAGAAGCAAGCACTCTAAAGTGGTTTTTGTTTATTATGACCTTGCTGGGCTGTATTGCTGCGTTTTGGTTTTAA
- a CDS encoding lipocalin family protein translates to MKILYLALCVFIISGCSSKPPGIEPVDNFELSQYLGTWYEVARLDHAFERGMSHVSATYSVLPNGKVKVINKGFSEQEGRWLSAEGLAYLPEQGRGYLKVSFFRPFYGAYVIFVLDQEAYQYALVAGPSRNYLWLLARSPDLPHAIRSELVWRAKQAGFDVDELIYVDHQSEVIKHQE, encoded by the coding sequence ATGAAAATTTTATATTTGGCCTTGTGTGTATTCATCATCAGCGGCTGCAGTTCTAAGCCACCAGGTATCGAGCCTGTTGATAATTTTGAGTTAAGCCAATATTTAGGCACTTGGTATGAAGTTGCCCGTTTGGATCATGCCTTCGAGCGCGGTATGAGCCATGTGAGCGCAACTTACAGTGTGCTGCCGAATGGCAAAGTTAAGGTGATTAACAAGGGCTTTTCCGAGCAGGAGGGGCGTTGGTTAAGCGCAGAAGGCCTAGCCTATTTGCCCGAGCAAGGACGTGGTTATTTAAAAGTTTCCTTTTTTCGACCGTTTTATGGGGCCTACGTGATTTTTGTTTTGGACCAAGAAGCCTATCAATATGCCTTGGTTGCGGGACCGAGCAGAAATTATTTGTGGTTATTGGCAAGAAGCCCAGACCTACCGCATGCTATTCGTAGTGAACTTGTATGGCGGGCCAAGCAGGCAGGCTTCGATGTAGATGAATTAATCTATGTGGATCATCAGTCAGAGGTAATTAAACACCAGGAGTAA